The following DNA comes from Alienimonas californiensis.
ATCACCACCGAGGGCGGGCTGAACGTCTACGAACTGAAGGATTCCGTCCGCGAAGCCGTTCAAAAACTGCACGACGCCGGCATCCCGGTCAGCCTGTTCCTCGACCCGGAGGAAAAGCAGATCGACACCGCCGCGGAGCTGGGCGCCGAGGTCGTCGAACTGCACACCGGCCGCTACGCCGAGGCGACCGCCGAGCGCCAACGCCGGCTCGAACTGGACATCCTCATGACCGAGGCCTCCCGGGTCCTGGACGAGGGCATGCAACTGAACGCCGGCCACGGCCTGAACTACCGCAACGTCCGACCGATCGCGGCGATCCCCGGCGTGCGGGAACTGCACATCGGCCACGGCATCGTCAGCCGGGCGGTGCTGGTCGGTTTCGAACAGGCCGTGCGGGAGATGAAGGCGTTGATGACAGGTCACCGGTGAGCGGGACGTTCGTGTAGGGTCCGCTCCGCGGACCGTGTACGGTGTGCGACGATCATTCGAAACGGTCCGCCCAGCGGACCCCTCGGGAGCGCCGCCGATGAAATTCACCCTCGCCTACGGCAAAACCGGCCTCGAAGCCGTCGTGCCCGACGCCAACCTCGTCGGCCCGCTGGAGATCCGCCCGGCCCCGCCGCTGGCCGACCCGCGCTCCGCCGTCGCCGCCTCGCTGCGCGAACCGACCGGCTGCCCCCCGCTGAGCGAACTGGCCCGCGGCCGGCGCACGGCCTGCATCCTCATCTGCGACATCACCCGCCCGGTGCCCAACGAGCTGTTGCTGGGCGAGTTGTTGCCGACGCTCGAAGCCGCCGGCGTACCGCGGGACGGGATCACCATCCTCATCGCCACCGGCCTGCACCGGCCGAACGAGGGCGACGAGTTGATCGAACTGGTCGGTCCGGAGATCGCCGCGAACTACCGCGTCGAAAACCACTTCGGCAAGGACCTCGCCAGCCACACCGACCTCGGCGTCAGCCCGCGAGGGGTGCCGATTCATATCGACTCCCGCTATGTGGACGCCGATCTCAAGATCGCCACCGGCCTGATCGAACCGCATTTAATGGCCGGCTACAGCGGCGGCCGCAAGCTCGTCTGCCCCGGCATCGCGGCGCTGGAGACGGTGCGGGTCTGGCACGGCCCGCAGTTTTTAGAGCACCCCAACGCCGACTGCGGCATTCTGGAGGGGAACCCGGTTCACGAGGAGAACACCTGGATCGCCCGCCGGGCCGGCTGCGATTTTATTCTCAACGTGACCCTCGACGGCGACCGCCGCGTCACCGGCGTGTTCGCCGGGGAGATGGAAGAGGCCTTCCACGAAGGCGTCGCCTTCGCCCGGCAGGTGGTCACGGTGCCGGTGGACGGCCCGGTCGACGTGGCCGTCACCAGCGCCGCCGGCTACCCGCTGGATCAGAACTTTTATCAGTCGATCAAGGGCCTGACGGGCGTGCTGCCGGTCATGAAGGAGGGCGGCACGATTATTATCGCCGCGGAAATGACGGAGGGCGTCGGCAGTCCGGAGTTCGCGGGGCTCTTCGAGGAGTTCCCCGACCCGGCCGACTTTATGACCGCCATCACCGGCGCCGACCCGACCCGGCCGGACTTCTTCGTGATGGACCAATGGCAGTTGGAGGAGATGGCCAAGGTCCTCCGCCGCTGCGAGGTGGTCTACGTGACGAACCACGCCCCGTTCGCCGATCAATTAGAGAAACTGTACGTCACCCGGGCCGCCAGCGTGGAAAGCGCCGTCGCCGCGGCCCTGGCGAAGCACGGCGACGACGCCCGCATCGCTGTGGTCCCCGAGGGCCCCTACGTGCTGCCGACGTTGGAAGCGGTCGCCGGCTGATGGCTGTCCCGCCCCACGCGCAACGACCCGCGACCGAGGGCTGGGAGGAGGCGTACCGGCCGAGCGGCCTGGTGTTGGGGATCGTCGGAGCGATCACGGGAGCGCTGGCGGTCGCCGCCGGCGTGGCGATCGGGCGGGAGCTCGATGCCGGGCGGTCGCCCGAGTGGGCGCTATGGTGGGCCGCGGGCGCCTTCGGCTCCGCGGCCCTCGCCTGTGCGGCGATGTGGGCGTGGACGCGGCCGGCGACGCTGCGGTGGGACGGACGGGGAATTGAAGTCCGTCCGAACCGTCCGTTCCCCCCGCCGCGAACGGTCCGCTGGGAGGCGGTCACCGGGTTCACGGTCCGCCCGCTCGCCCCGACCGGCCACGGCGTGTGGATCGAAAGCGCCGACGCCCGCCCGATGATGATTCTCCTGAACCGGCTGAACGCCGGCGCCGGCCGCGACCTGCTCGCCCGCCTCGGCGCCGCCGTCGATTCCACGTAACGGCCTGAGACGGGAGGCGTCGGATGTCCGGCCGAGCCGTTCCCTAGATCAACGCTGTCCCCGACGTGAGAGGACTTTCGTCATGCCTAAAGCAATCTTGAGGACCGCCCGTCTCAACTGGAAAACCCCGGAGGGGGCGGGCGGGGCCGTGGACGTGTTCGTCCCCGCGCTGCTGTCGAACCTGCGGATGGTCGACCGACGGCTCAAAAAGGCCGGTCTGCGAGAACTGGAAGACCTCATGTTCCCCGACGACGGGCGGCCCGTCCCCCGCCGGGACGCCGCGGTCGCGTTCGAGGCGGCGCTCGATTTTTTCGACCGGCGTCCCGAGTCGATCCCGTTCTCGGACATCCTCGTCCCCACGCTCGGCGGGATGGTCGAGGCTCTCGCCGGGATTCCGGAGGACGCGGAGATTCAATTCTCGCGGGTGGACATCGGCCACGCCGGGCTCGACCACGGCAGCGTGATCGCCCCGCCGGCGGGGTGAGGCCGCAACCGAACGCCCCGAACCGGCCGCCTCGCCCCGGCCGGCATGCACAGGGGCGGGTGCCTTTCCGGGTCGTTAATCTGGCTGCGTTCGCCCCTTCCCGGATTGGTCCGCCGATGCTCGCCCGCTTCGCCTTCAGCTTCGCCCTGTTCCTGCCCGCAGGGGCCGTCGCGGACGACGGGGAGCAGAAACGCCCGCCGAACGTGGTGGTGATTATGGCGGACGACCTCGGGTACGGGGACGTCTCCTGCTACGGGGCGACGGCACTGGAAACGCCGCACATCGACGCCCTCGCGGACCGCGGCCAGCGGTTCACCAGCGGGTATTGCAGCGCCTCGACCTGCACCCCCACGCGGTTCAGCCTGCTGACCGGGATGTACGCCTTCCGTCAGAAGGGCACCGGCATCGCCCCGCCGAACGCCGCCTCCCTCATTCAACCGGAGACAGTCACCGTCGCCGACCTGCTGAAACAGGCGAACTACGAAACGGCCGTCGTCGGCAAGTGGCACCTTGGCCTCGGCGAGCGCGGCGCCGGGCCGGACTGGAACGGCGATTTGAAGCCCGGCCCGCTGGAGATCGGCTTCGATCACGCCTTCCTGCTGCCCACCACCAACGACCGCGTGCCGCAGGTCTACGTGCAGGATCGGCGGGTGCTGAACCTCGACCCCGCCGACCCGCTGTGGGTCGGCGCCAAAAAGCCGTCGCCGGAGCATCCCACCGGCATCACGCACCGGGACGAATTGAAGATGGACTGGTCCCACGGCCACAACGGCACGATTCATAACGGCATCAGCCGGATCGGCTTCTACACCGGCGGCCACGCGGCCCGCTTCCGGGACGAGGACCTCGCCGATCGCTGGGTCGCGGAGTCCGTCGCCTTTATGGAGACCCATCAGCAGGAGAGCCCGGACGACCCGTTCTTCCTGTTCTTCAGCTCCCACGACTTGCACGTGCCCCGCATGCCGCACGAGCGGTTCCAGGGGGCCACGTCGCTGGGGTTCCGCGGCGATTCGATCGTGCAGTTGGACTGGTGCGTCGGCGAACTGACCGCGGCGCTGGAGCGGCTGAGCCTGACGGAGGAGACGCTGGTCGTGTTCTGCTCCGACAACGGCCCGGTGCTGGACGACGGGTACAAAGACGGGGCCGTCGAGCAGATCGGCGACCACCAGGCCGCCGGGCCGTATCGCGGGGGGAAATATAGCGTGTTCGAGGGCGGCGTGCGGACGCCGTTCATCACCTGCTGGCCGGGGACGATCGCACCGGGCGTCAGCGAGGCGGTCGTCTGCACGATCGACCTGCCGGCGAGTCTGGCGGCGCTGGCCGGCGTGGAGATTCCCGCGGGGGCCTGCCCGGACAGCGTGAACGTCGCCCCCGCCCTGCGGGGCGAGCCGGGGGCGACGGGTCGGGAAGAATTGGTCGTGCAGAACAACGGCAGCGCCTTCGCCCTGCGGCAGGGCCGCTGGAAACTGCACCGGCACGACGGCAAACGCACGCA
Coding sequences within:
- a CDS encoding pyridoxine 5'-phosphate synthase, coding for MTALHVNVDHVATVRQARRTTEPDPVQAAVLAELAGADGITVHLREDRRHIQDRDVRVLRETVQTRLNLEMAPTAAMCALAIEVKPDVAMLVPENRQEITTEGGLNVYELKDSVREAVQKLHDAGIPVSLFLDPEEKQIDTAAELGAEVVELHTGRYAEATAERQRRLELDILMTEASRVLDEGMQLNAGHGLNYRNVRPIAAIPGVRELHIGHGIVSRAVLVGFEQAVREMKALMTGHR
- the larA gene encoding nickel-dependent lactate racemase — protein: MKFTLAYGKTGLEAVVPDANLVGPLEIRPAPPLADPRSAVAASLREPTGCPPLSELARGRRTACILICDITRPVPNELLLGELLPTLEAAGVPRDGITILIATGLHRPNEGDELIELVGPEIAANYRVENHFGKDLASHTDLGVSPRGVPIHIDSRYVDADLKIATGLIEPHLMAGYSGGRKLVCPGIAALETVRVWHGPQFLEHPNADCGILEGNPVHEENTWIARRAGCDFILNVTLDGDRRVTGVFAGEMEEAFHEGVAFARQVVTVPVDGPVDVAVTSAAGYPLDQNFYQSIKGLTGVLPVMKEGGTIIIAAEMTEGVGSPEFAGLFEEFPDPADFMTAITGADPTRPDFFVMDQWQLEEMAKVLRRCEVVYVTNHAPFADQLEKLYVTRAASVESAVAAALAKHGDDARIAVVPEGPYVLPTLEAVAG
- a CDS encoding sulfatase family protein, with product MLARFAFSFALFLPAGAVADDGEQKRPPNVVVIMADDLGYGDVSCYGATALETPHIDALADRGQRFTSGYCSASTCTPTRFSLLTGMYAFRQKGTGIAPPNAASLIQPETVTVADLLKQANYETAVVGKWHLGLGERGAGPDWNGDLKPGPLEIGFDHAFLLPTTNDRVPQVYVQDRRVLNLDPADPLWVGAKKPSPEHPTGITHRDELKMDWSHGHNGTIHNGISRIGFYTGGHAARFRDEDLADRWVAESVAFMETHQQESPDDPFFLFFSSHDLHVPRMPHERFQGATSLGFRGDSIVQLDWCVGELTAALERLSLTEETLVVFCSDNGPVLDDGYKDGAVEQIGDHQAAGPYRGGKYSVFEGGVRTPFITCWPGTIAPGVSEAVVCTIDLPASLAALAGVEIPAGACPDSVNVAPALRGEPGATGREELVVQNNGSAFALRQGRWKLHRHDGKRTQNLVVETKLAATPVPRLALFDLETDPRETNNLIEERPEIANQMAERLEAYLSGGRTQR